Proteins from one Desulfonema limicola genomic window:
- a CDS encoding bifunctional riboflavin kinase/FAD synthetase: protein MKIIKGIENIQQAYKDAVITIGNFDGVHIGHQALFHEVIEKADSIGGTSIAMTFDPHPIRVLTQNDHPPLITLNEQKIELISRSGLDVLICVPFSKEFAKISAKEFLEDILINKIGMKAFVVGGDYSFGKNREGDLDYLKTSSKRLGFELIVADWIQSPNNGAARISSTKIRELVMEGEISHAQKMLGRYYQIRGFVEQGRNRGGRLLGFPTANIKLSDELAPKTGVYAVTVEHEGSFYKGVANIGYSPTFDDHIYTVEVHILDFKKDIYGQKIYVNFVERLRSEKKFSGIEELSDQINKDIEKARGILSV from the coding sequence ATGAAAATTATAAAAGGTATTGAAAATATTCAACAAGCATATAAAGATGCTGTTATCACCATAGGAAATTTTGACGGGGTTCATATAGGGCATCAGGCACTTTTTCATGAAGTGATAGAAAAAGCAGATTCCATTGGCGGCACTTCCATAGCCATGACTTTTGATCCCCATCCAATAAGAGTTTTGACTCAAAACGACCATCCCCCGCTAATAACATTAAATGAGCAAAAGATTGAGCTTATTTCAAGATCAGGGCTTGATGTCTTGATTTGTGTGCCTTTTTCAAAGGAATTTGCAAAAATATCTGCAAAAGAATTTCTTGAAGATATCCTGATAAATAAAATAGGTATGAAAGCTTTTGTTGTGGGAGGGGATTATTCATTTGGGAAAAATCGGGAAGGTGATCTGGATTATTTAAAGACATCATCAAAAAGACTTGGATTTGAACTTATTGTTGCAGACTGGATTCAATCTCCTAATAATGGAGCTGCAAGGATCAGCAGTACAAAAATCCGTGAACTGGTTATGGAAGGCGAGATAAGCCATGCGCAGAAAATGCTGGGCCGTTATTACCAGATCAGGGGATTTGTAGAACAGGGGCGCAACAGGGGAGGAAGGCTTCTTGGATTTCCAACTGCAAATATAAAACTGAGTGATGAACTTGCTCCTAAAACAGGAGTTTATGCTGTTACGGTTGAACATGAAGGCAGTTTTTATAAAGGTGTTGCCAATATAGGCTACAGCCCTACATTTGACGACCATATATATACGGTTGAGGTTCATATTCTTGATTTTAAAAAGGATATATATGGACAAAAGATTTATGTAAATTTTGTCGAGCGCCTGAGAAGTGAGAAAAAGTTTTCAGGTATTGAAGAACTTTCAGACCAGATTAATAAGGATATTGAAAAAGCGCGGGGAATACTTTCTGTCTGA
- a CDS encoding lysylphosphatidylglycerol synthase transmembrane domain-containing protein: MRKSFQVLKNFQTRLIRILKKRGEYFLSDYKNKLIFSLIIGILISGITLFFAFKNVPFNELLNYIRIIDYRWIFPSFAILFASYIFRAARWQIIVSSSHKINFKSAYHALMTGFMINCLLPGRAGEIARPLILQKNDKIPFTAGLATVAAERVFDVVLLLAFFSAVLANVEIDPGFEIRFNNFILNRETLESIFTGMIKLSILLISGIIILSIEKIRNIMKKAVIHFPLLLFFLKEKTKQKIIIKICQPLVNILDSIASGFVLLKSPVKIGLCIGLSVLIWLLNAFSFYIFSKGCPGINLSFIEISAVMILICIFIALPSVPGFWGLWEAGGVFAMSLFGVLQKDAAGFTLANHAVQVFPVIILGALSAAALGVNFIKISYER, translated from the coding sequence GTGAGAAAAAGTTTTCAGGTATTGAAGAACTTTCAGACCAGATTAATAAGGATATTGAAAAAGCGCGGGGAATACTTTCTGTCTGATTATAAAAACAAACTAATATTTTCCCTGATTATCGGGATCTTAATTTCAGGGATTACATTGTTTTTTGCATTTAAAAATGTTCCCTTTAATGAGCTTTTGAATTATATCAGGATTATTGATTATAGATGGATATTCCCGTCATTTGCCATATTATTTGCAAGTTATATATTCAGAGCAGCCCGCTGGCAGATTATTGTAAGTTCTTCCCATAAAATAAATTTTAAAAGTGCTTATCATGCCCTTATGACAGGTTTTATGATTAATTGTTTACTTCCCGGCCGTGCTGGAGAGATAGCAAGACCTCTTATATTGCAGAAAAACGATAAGATTCCTTTTACAGCAGGTCTTGCCACTGTTGCAGCAGAAAGGGTTTTTGATGTTGTTTTGCTGCTTGCTTTTTTTTCAGCAGTTTTGGCAAATGTGGAGATTGATCCTGGCTTTGAAATCAGGTTTAATAATTTTATCCTTAACAGGGAAACCCTGGAATCAATATTTACAGGTATGATAAAATTATCAATCCTGCTTATTTCAGGGATAATTATTTTGAGTATTGAAAAAATAAGAAATATTATGAAAAAAGCTGTAATTCACTTTCCACTGCTCTTATTTTTTTTAAAGGAAAAAACAAAACAAAAGATTATCATAAAGATTTGCCAGCCCCTGGTAAATATCCTTGATTCCATTGCATCTGGTTTTGTCCTGCTTAAATCCCCTGTAAAGATTGGTTTATGTATCGGGCTTTCTGTTTTAATATGGCTCTTAAACGCATTTTCTTTTTATATTTTTTCTAAGGGATGTCCTGGAATAAACCTGTCTTTTATTGAAATCTCAGCAGTAATGATTCTTATATGTATATTTATTGCACTGCCCTCGGTGCCTGGTTTCTGGGGACTTTGGGAAGCAGGGGGAGTATTTGCAATGTCTTTGTTTGGAGTACTTCAAAAAGATGCAGCAGGTTTTACCCTGGCAAATCATGCTGTTCAGGTATTTCCGGTTATTATTCTTGGAGCATTATCAGCAGCAGCTTTAGGAGTAAATTTTATTAAAATTTCTTATGAGAGATAA